The genomic segment CCGCTTTGGTCAACAACGGCATCTATACGCTCACCAGCGCCCTGAGCAGCCTGATGCTGGGCGCTTACCAGGGTGGTACTGCCAACGGCACCCGGCTCGGGATTGCAGCCCCGACCGGCGGCCAGGAGCAGCAATGGCGCGTGACGATATCCAGCGGCGGCGTCTGGCAATTGACGAATATCAAAAGCGGCCTGGTCATGGATGTCACAGGACAGGGAACCGCCAATGGCACCGCGCTGGAAATCTGGCAGGGCAATGGCGGCGCCAACCAGCAGTTTGTGTTGGTGCCGCGGGCGGACGGCGTGAGCTTCGGGATCCGCGGCGTGCAGAGCGGACGGGTGATCGACGATAATAACTCCGGCACGTCGCCGACCAGCTACGGCAGCAGCAACGTGTCTGCCATCACACTGTGGGATGACAACGGCGGCGCCAATCAAAGCTGGAAATTTACCAAGGTCGGCTAGCCGGCGCACGGTGTAAATAGTGTGTTGGAAACCGGGGCGCTCGTCCCGGTTATCTTGGCTTCAACTGGCTCGCAGGCCGGGCCGTTAGGGGGCGTTGCGTCAGCAGCGGCCGGTTTCTTCCCTGCTTCACGCTTAATCCCGTCATCTTTGTCGCTTTACGGGGCGATAGCGTAGGAGCGCACAACGTTGTCGTTGCAAAATGCCGGATTTACGCTAATATACTGTATGCATGTACAGTAATTGGTGTTGTGATGTCAGACAATCAAACAAAGCGTCCGCCGCAGGTAATCAAATTCCATGGCCCCAGCGTGGTGCTGAAAGGCCGTGGGGCGACCAATAATATGCAGGGTCGTTATGAAATGGACCAGCGCGAGGATTTCGACGATGGTTGGGGCGCTGCTGAGGATGAGCTGTCTGAGGCGCCTCTTGTGCGGACGATAGTGACCGAGGAGCAGGCAAAAAGTATCCTGAGCCGTAATGTATCGCCGGATCTGCCGTTCAGCGTTTCCCTGAATCCGTATCGCGGTTGCGAACACGGTTGCATATATTGCTTTGCGCGGCCAACGCATAGTTATCTGGGGTTGTCGCCGGGGCTGGATTTCGAGAGCCGGATCTTTGCCAAGGTAAATGCGCCGCAAATTCTGGTGCGCGAGCTGGCCAGGCCGTCTTATGTGCCGTCGTCGATCGCTATCGGCGTCGCTACCGATGCTTATCAGCCATGCGAACGCGAGCTTGGGCTGACACGTCGCATCCTGCAGGTATTGCACGACTGCGAGCACCCGCTTGCGATGATTACCAAGTCGTCGCTGATCGAGCGCGATATTGATTTGCTGGCGGCGATGGCGGCCAAGAAGCAAGCGGTGGCTGCGGTCACTATTACCACGCTTGATCCGGCCATTGCGCGTACGCTGGAGCCGCGTGCTGCTGCGCCGGCGCGCCGCTTGCGGACCATTCGCGCTTTGGCAGATGCAGGCATCCCGGTCAGCGTCAGCATTGCGCCGATAATTCCTTTTATTAATGAGCCGGATCTGGAGCGGATCATCGAGGCGGCGGCGGATGCCGGCGCGGTG from the Collimonas arenae genome contains:
- a CDS encoding PA0069 family radical SAM protein, which produces MSDNQTKRPPQVIKFHGPSVVLKGRGATNNMQGRYEMDQREDFDDGWGAAEDELSEAPLVRTIVTEEQAKSILSRNVSPDLPFSVSLNPYRGCEHGCIYCFARPTHSYLGLSPGLDFESRIFAKVNAPQILVRELARPSYVPSSIAIGVATDAYQPCERELGLTRRILQVLHDCEHPLAMITKSSLIERDIDLLAAMAAKKQAVAAVTITTLDPAIARTLEPRAAAPARRLRTIRALADAGIPVSVSIAPIIPFINEPDLERIIEAAADAGAVRANYIVLRLPWEVNPLFQQWLEAHFPDRAKRVMNHIREMRGGADYDSDFGTRMRGEGIWADFLRQRYEKAVARFGLVQRGSFSTLDASQFKRPQPPSVQKPKLQMDLF